From Saccharibacillus brassicae:
GGCACGATCGACAACGTCGAGTTCTACGGCAACACCATTACGGACGGCGCGCATCGCGGCATCGGCGTATGGGGCGGCGGCACGATCAAAAAAGTGAAGTTCGAGCGCAACACGTTGATCAACAAAAACGGCGCAGCTACCACTTTTGAAAAAGGAAATATCACTCTCGTGAACAACATCGGCTTCTGATTCTTATCCAATCTTCTCTCACAAAGATTCGATTTCGCGGGGACCAGCTGGAACTGGTTCCCGTTTTGTTATGCCGATATTCCTACATTCAAAGTTGGAAGCAGCGCCGTTGGGCGTAATCTGGATCTTGAATTCCGTTTGTTTCAAAAGCTCTATAAGATGTATAACCGCATTTAAAAAAGGTGAAACATCGATTGTAAAAAAAGTATAATATTTAAAAAAGGAGCGGAGAGTATCGTTTGGACACGGTTATTCGTTTAAGCTTATGAATCCGGCGGAAAGGAGGAGAGGCAGATGGAGAAGACGTTTGCGGCACTGATCCGGGAGCACGGCGCAGCGCTATCCGCGTACTGCCGTTTCCTGACGGGGTGCAAAAGCGAAAGCGAAGACCTGCTGCAGGAGACCTGGCTGAAAGCCTGGACGGCTTACGGCGCAAAAGAACGCACGTGGAATCGCGCTTATCTGCGCAGCATCGCGTATCATGCCTGGATCGACCGGGTGCGCAAAGTCCGTGAAGAGAGCGGGTACGAGGCGGACGAGGAAGCGACGACGTCCGAAGAAGATGATCCGCTGCGTCTATGGGCAGCAGCCGAACGGATCGTTCGCCTGCTGACGCCCGAGCAGCGCACGGTCTACCTGCTGATGGAGTATATGCGGTTTACCGCATCCGAGACGGCTGCCCTGCTGCGGACGACGGAAGGCGGGGTCAAAGCTTCCCTGCATCGCGCACGCAAAAAACTGGGCGCGCAGCACAGAGAACGAATCGAAGAGTGTTCCGGACTTCACGGCGAAGAGCGCGTACAACCCGAAGAGTCGACTGTGTTCGCCTATCTGGAAGCGATTCGGCTGCAGGACGTGCGGGCGCTGCTCGTTCTGCGAAACGGCGGAAGCGCGGAAGACGCCGCAATCGCTGTGCGCTGCGCCGGAAACGGCGGAGCGGGGCGTTCTGCCGCGGACGCCGAACGCCGAGTTCCGGCGGCTCCGGTCTCTTCCCTGGCACGCAGCAGGGCGGCCTGACGATTGGGCGGCCGCGGATTCCATACCGATAGACGCAGGGCGCGCAGGCGCTTTTACGAGGAGGAACAGGCCAATGAGCACTTTTATCCCTTATGTGGTGGAGCAGACGAGCCAGGGCGAACGATCCTACGATATTTATTCCAGGCTGCTCAAAGACCGGATTGTGTTTCTCGGGTCCGCTATCGACGACGCGGTGGCCAACAGTATCACGGCGCAGCTGCTGCTGCTCGAAGCGGAAGACCCGGACAAAGACATCTATTTGTATATCAACAGTCCCGGGGGCGTGACGACGTCGGGCTTTGCGATCTATGACGCGATGCGTCACATCAAGCCCGACGTGCATACGATCTGTACGGGCATGGCGGGTTCTTTTGCGGCGATTCTGCTGTTGGCGGGCACGCCGGGCAAACGCTGCGCGCTGCCCAACAGCGAGGTTATGATCCATCAGCCGCACGGCGGAGCGCAGGGGCAGGCAAGCGATATCGCGATCAGCGCCAAACGTATCGTCCGGACGCGCGAAAGATTGAACGCGATCGCCGCCGAGCATACGGGCCAGCCGCTCGACCGGATCGCCCGCGATATGGACCGGGATTACTTCATGTCCTCTGAGGAAGCGCTGGAGTACGGCATCATCGACCGGATTATCGATTCTCCGAGACGTCCCTGAATCAGGTGAACTTCAGAAACGATCAGGCCCTCCGCATATCGGAGCGGCCTTTTTTTGCATACGGAAAAAGGAAGAAGTCCAACGATCGACGGCGAGGCGCAGGACTTCGCGCGCGGATGGAGAAAAGAGATAAAGCCCGGCTTGCCTACACTTGAAAGGAGCGGATGCACGGATGGAGATCAGAAAATTGACCGAACGCGAATTTGACGCCAATATCGAACTGACGCAGTATGCTTTTTTGTATACGATAAGCGAGCAGCAGAAGGAGGAGCGCCGCAGCCGGTTCGGGGAAGAAACGGTTTGGGGCGTGTTCGAGGAAGGGGCGCTGTGCGCCAAGCTTGCGTTGATGCCGCTTGAAGTGTACGTGCACGGGGTCAAAATCAAAATGGGCGGGATCGGCGGAGTCGCCACCTGGCCCGAGAAACGCCGCCGCGGGATGGTGTCCGGACTGCTGCGCCGCGCGCTCGAAGAGATGAAAGCGGAAGGACAGCTGCTGTCTTACCTGCATCCGTTCTCGATCGCTTTTTACCGCAAATACGGGTGGGAGCTGTTTACCGACAATAAAAACTACACAATCCCTGTGGATAAGCTGCCTGCCCGCCAAAACGTACCCGGCCGCGTCGTACGCGAAGTGCGCGATATCGAGACGCTGCGGTCCGTGTACGATCAAGCGATCCGGCGCTACAACGGCCCGATGACGCGCAGCCGCGACTGGTGGGAGCAGCGGGTCATGAACGGTATTCCGTACACGGCCGTCTACTATAACGAAGCGGACGAACCGGAAGCTTACGTGCTGTACGCGATCGAAGACCGCAAATGGATCACCGAAGAAATTTTCTGGCTGAACGAGACGGCCCGGCAGGGACTGTGGGACTTTATTGTCAATCACGATTCCAAGTTAAAAGAAGTGCAGCTCAAGCTGCCCGTGGACGACCCGCTGTCGATGCTGCTGCCCGATCCGATGGTCAAACAGGAGATCGAGCCGTACTTCATGGCCCGGATCGTCGAAGCGGCGGCGTTTATCGAAGCGTATCCGTTCGCGCCTTCGGCCGATGCGGCGCACGGGTCCGTATTTGCGCTGCAAATCGAAGACCGCGACGCGCCGTGGAACGACGGCCGGTGGATCTGGAGTGTGTCGCCTGACGGAAGCGGCAAACTCGAACCTTTCCGCGCTTCCGGCGATCCGGAATTCCCGGCTGATCCGGCTCTCGCAGCCGTTCCGTCCGTTACCGTGACGATCGGCGTGCTCACTTCGATCTTGCTCGGATACCGCCGTCCTTCGGACCTGCAGCGCTTCGGCCTTCTGCGGACGACGGAAGCGGCCGCTGCCGCATTGGACGCGCTGATTCCTGTCCGCACGCCTTACCTCGCCGACTACTTCTGAACAGGTTACCCACAGTACTCGAATAACTTTGTGTAAAGAAGCTTTTTTTTGAAACGTTGTCCACATGTGTATAACTTTAGGACCGCAGCGGGTGTGCTGCGGTTTTTTGTGTTGGGTTAGTGGGGGAGAACGGCGGATTTCCGACCTGCGCTCCGCTTGGTTTCCTCCCCTTGTATCGTATAAAAGATTTAGAGGAAGGGGAGGAAATCCAAAATCGCTTCGGTTCGGAAATCCGCCGTTCTCTTCGGGGGGGGGTTCGAGTGTGTGTTCGTGACAACTGTCACCTTGAACGGATGACAGTCCATACTGATCGGGGTTTACTTTTCCGGATAAGATTAAGACATCCAGAACAAGCGGACAAAACAGACAGGTGGCCCGCATATAAACGGAGGCGGACAAGATGACACATCCCATAGTGAAGAAGGCGGCGATCGAAGTGAAGGGCGTCGTCAAAACGTTCAAAAGCAAAAAGGCGGTCGACGGCGTCGATTTTACGATCCAAGCGGGCACCGTTACTGCGCTGCTCGAAGGCACGCTCGAACTTGCGCCGCGTCCGGGCCGCGGCACGTCGCTCAGCGTCCGGATTCCGCTCGTCGTGCGCGAACAATAAAGAGGCACAGCGATATGATCCGTATTATAATAGCCGGGGACCAGCGTCTTCTGCGCGGCGCGATAGCTTCGCTGCTGGGGCTCGAACCCGATATCGAAGGGGTCGGGGAAGCCGGCGACGGTGAAGAAGCGCTGCGGCTGATCGACAGCCTGCGGGAAGAGAAAGGCTGGATTTAACAGGAAACGGGGAAATCAAACATGAACGTAACGATACCCGCGGCGGATCTTGCGCTTGCGGCGTGGCTGCTCGTGCTCAATCTGGTCGCTTACGCGGTCATGGCGTCGGATAAGCGCCGAGCCAAAAAACGCGCGCGGCGCATTCCGGAACGGACGCTGTTTGTATGGGCGGCCGTCGGGGGAGCGCTCGGGATCTGGCTGGCGATGGCGCAAAAACGGCACAAAACGCAGCATGCGTCGTTCCGCTTCGGCATCCCGGCGCTGCTGCTGTTGAACGTGCTTCTCTACGGAGGCGCGTTCTATCTGCTGCACCGGTAATGACCCGCGCGGCAGAAAAAGCAAGCAAGGACGTTTGAGCTTCCTTTTTAAAAGGGTAATAAAGAGTGTGAACGGACATTCGGCCGCCGGTCATCGGCTGGCCGGACGAAGTCCGAATCCGAAAGGAAGAAAGAGGTGCTTCATTATGCTGTTCTCCAAAGTTCTCGTGGCCTATGACGGTTCCAAAGCGTCCAACAAGGCGCTCGATCGCGCGGCCGCGCTCGTGAAAGCTTCGCCGGACGCCGTGCTGGAAGTGCTGCATATTTACGATTATCCGCGCTTTTTCGTCGGAGACGGAATCGCGCCGGTACCGGGCAGCGTCAACAAGGAGTTTTTCGATCTGGCGGAGCAGACCGTGGAAGAAGCTCGCCGCCGCCTCGCGGAAGCGGGCGTGGACGCGCGTATCGAGATGCGTCAGGGAGCGCCGGCCGTCCTGGTTCTCGAATACGCCAAAGAGCTGAACGCGGATCTGATCGTGATCGGCAGCCGCGGGCTCGGTGCGATTCGCGAGTTCGTGCTCGGAAGCGTCAGCCATAACGTCGTGCAGCAGGCCCAGGTTCCGGTGCTGGTCGTCAAGTAAAGCCGCGAATCTGTCGCGAAGATCGCTCTTCGTGCCTTCGGGATAAGAACGTGCAGAAAAGGTTCGGGAAACGCGCCGCGTTTTCCGGGCCTTTTTGCGCTGCGGAGGACGAACGTTGGAAGACCGATACCGGGTTCGAATTCATGAATTCGGCGCGATAAGAACGAAAGAAGACATTTTTGCCGATAATTTGCTGGGTAGAAGTGAAAAAGCGAACATTCGGATTTTACGTTTTTAAAATGTTCGGCTTTTATTTGACACGGGATGTACGAAATTGTTAAACTGGAACGGAAGCGAGGCGCGTGCAACCGCGTCTGTTGAAAGCAATTGAACCACACCGTATAAAGCCGGGGATAAGGCCCGGCAGTATCTACCCGGGAACCGTAAATCCCCGGACTACGGATCAAACGACTGTCCTTGCGGCGGCCCGGCGACAAGCCCGGTGCCTCTGTCGGGTTCCGGCGCCGCCGATCGGCCGCCGGCCGCCGCTCACGCTTTTCCCGGCCGAGAATCCGTTTGCCGCCTGCTTCCGCCGGCCGCGAAACGTGCATTTTCGTCTTTGCTCGTCCGAATGGGCGGGATAAGCCGGGCAGTCCCGTTTTTTCCGAGTCCGGTTTCCCGAGAGATCCTAGCGATTTTGCGGAAGTGCCGGACTTTTTCTTTTTTAAACTGATCGATATGGAGCGTGAATTATGTCTTTGCAGATAGCGGTCATCATGGGAAGCACGTCCGATTGGGAAACGA
This genomic window contains:
- a CDS encoding RNA polymerase sigma factor, whose translation is MEKTFAALIREHGAALSAYCRFLTGCKSESEDLLQETWLKAWTAYGAKERTWNRAYLRSIAYHAWIDRVRKVREESGYEADEEATTSEEDDPLRLWAAAERIVRLLTPEQRTVYLLMEYMRFTASETAALLRTTEGGVKASLHRARKKLGAQHRERIEECSGLHGEERVQPEESTVFAYLEAIRLQDVRALLVLRNGGSAEDAAIAVRCAGNGGAGRSAADAERRVPAAPVSSLARSRAA
- a CDS encoding ATP-dependent Clp protease proteolytic subunit, whose product is MSTFIPYVVEQTSQGERSYDIYSRLLKDRIVFLGSAIDDAVANSITAQLLLLEAEDPDKDIYLYINSPGGVTTSGFAIYDAMRHIKPDVHTICTGMAGSFAAILLLAGTPGKRCALPNSEVMIHQPHGGAQGQASDIAISAKRIVRTRERLNAIAAEHTGQPLDRIARDMDRDYFMSSEEALEYGIIDRIIDSPRRP
- a CDS encoding GNAT family N-acetyltransferase, producing MEIRKLTEREFDANIELTQYAFLYTISEQQKEERRSRFGEETVWGVFEEGALCAKLALMPLEVYVHGVKIKMGGIGGVATWPEKRRRGMVSGLLRRALEEMKAEGQLLSYLHPFSIAFYRKYGWELFTDNKNYTIPVDKLPARQNVPGRVVREVRDIETLRSVYDQAIRRYNGPMTRSRDWWEQRVMNGIPYTAVYYNEADEPEAYVLYAIEDRKWITEEIFWLNETARQGLWDFIVNHDSKLKEVQLKLPVDDPLSMLLPDPMVKQEIEPYFMARIVEAAAFIEAYPFAPSADAAHGSVFALQIEDRDAPWNDGRWIWSVSPDGSGKLEPFRASGDPEFPADPALAAVPSVTVTIGVLTSILLGYRRPSDLQRFGLLRTTEAAAAALDALIPVRTPYLADYF
- a CDS encoding DUF1294 domain-containing protein, whose product is MNVTIPAADLALAAWLLVLNLVAYAVMASDKRRAKKRARRIPERTLFVWAAVGGALGIWLAMAQKRHKTQHASFRFGIPALLLLNVLLYGGAFYLLHR
- a CDS encoding universal stress protein, producing MLFSKVLVAYDGSKASNKALDRAAALVKASPDAVLEVLHIYDYPRFFVGDGIAPVPGSVNKEFFDLAEQTVEEARRRLAEAGVDARIEMRQGAPAVLVLEYAKELNADLIVIGSRGLGAIREFVLGSVSHNVVQQAQVPVLVVK